From the Lolium rigidum isolate FL_2022 chromosome 2, APGP_CSIRO_Lrig_0.1, whole genome shotgun sequence genome, one window contains:
- the LOC124692377 gene encoding probable L-ascorbate peroxidase 8, chloroplastic → MAERLASSASLLPASPSSSTRRAAVAAATVASFPSCSARTGGLRLRPSPSRFSQKVAGRGRGGAGGALRVVRCMAASDAAQLKSAREDIKEILKTTYCHPILVRLGWHDSGTYDKNIEEWPQRGGADGSLRFDPELSHGANAGLTSALKLIQPIKDKYPGITYADLFQLASATAIEEAGGPKIPMKYGRVDITVPEQCPPEGRLPDAGPRLPAEHLREVFYRMGLDDKEIVALSGAHTLGRSRPDRSGWGKPETKYTKDGPGEPGGQSWTAEWLKFDNSYFKDIKEQRDQDLLVLPTDAALFEDPSFKVYAEKYAEDQEAFFNDYAQAHAKLSNLGAKFDPPEGISLDNDTGATPDDEKKVADPAPADDTNGAAPQPEPFVAAKYSYKKRELSDTMKQKIRAEYEGLGGSPEKALQSNYFLNIMIVIAGLAFLTSLVGN, encoded by the exons ATGGCGGAGCGCCTCGCCTCCTCGGCCTCCCTCCTCCCGGCCTCGCCTTCCTCGTCCACCCGCCGCGCCGCGGTCGCAGCAGCCACCGTCGCCTCCTTCCCCTCCTGCTCCGCGCGCACCGGCGGGCTCCGCCTCCGTCCGTCCCCCTCGCGCTTCTCGCAG AAGGTTGCGGggagagggcgcggcggcgccggcggggcgCTGCGGGTTGTCCGCTGTATGGCGGCGTCGGATGCCGCGCAGCTCAAGAGCGCGCGGGAGGACATCAAGGAGATCCTCAAGACCACTTACTGCCACCCCATCCTG GTCCGTCTGGGATGGCATGATTCAGGTACGTATGACAAAAATATTGAGGAGTGGCCGCAGAGAGGTGGAGCTGATGGAAGCTTAAGATTTGATCCAGAATTGAGTCATGGAGCAAATGCTG GTCTTACTAGTGCTTTAAAGCTTATTCAACCAATCAAGGACAAATACCCAGGTATCACTTATGCGGATTTGTTCCAGTTGGCGAGTGCTACAGCAATTGAG GAAGCTGGTGGCCCGAAAATTCCGATGAAATATGGAAGGGTCGACATCACAGTACCTGAGCAATGCCCGCCTGAGGGGAGGCTTCCTG ATGCTGGCCCACGTTTACCTGCTGAGCACCTTCGTGAGGTCTTCTATAGAATGGGCCTTGATGACAAG GAAATTGTTGCACTCTCTGGAGCACATACACTTGGAAGATCACGGCCTGACCGGAGTGGCTGGGGCAAGCCAGAAACTAAATATACA AAGGATGGGCCTGGTGAACCTGGAGGGCAATCATGGACAGCTGAATGGTTGAAGTTTGATAACAGTTACTTCAAG GACATAAAGGAGCAAAGGGACCAGGATCTTCTAGTATTGCCTACGGATGCTGCATTATTTGAGGACCCATCATTCAAG GTATATGCGGAGAAGTATGCAGAGGACCAGGAGGCATTCTTCAATGATTACGCTCAAGCCCATGCTAAACTGAGCAACCTCGGTGCAAAATTTGATCCTCCTGAG GGAATCTCGTTAGACAATGACACTGGTGCCACACCGGATGACGAGAAGAAGGTTGCTGATCCAGCACCAGCAGATGATACCAACGGAGCAGCACCACAGCCCGAGCCATTTGTTGCCGCCAAATACTCTTACAAAAAG AGAGAGCTGTCAGacacaatgaagcagaagatccgGGCAGAGTACGAGGGCCTTGGAGGCAGCCCGGAGAAGGCTCTGCAGTCCAACTATTTCCTCAACATTatgattgtgatcgcagggttggcaTTCTTGACGTCTCTGGTCGGGAACTGA